From the Buteo buteo chromosome 1, bButBut1.hap1.1, whole genome shotgun sequence genome, one window contains:
- the LOC142037369 gene encoding claudin-22-like: MALVYRPMMQLSGILVSLLGWVLSCLTTYLPQWKNLNLELNELEIWTMGLWQACVVQEEGGMQCKDFDSFLALPPELRISRILMFFSNGLGFLGLLLSGFGLDCLKIGESQQEQKKRLLLFGGLLFWISGITAIVPVSWVAHSTVQEFWDENIPDIVPRWDFGEALFVGWLAGFCLILGGSLLNCTICSTEVHPSSVHYAVPEQQDQCQHVETETRP; encoded by the coding sequence ATGGCCTTGGTCTATCGACCAATGATGCAATTAAGTGGCATACTAGTCTCTCTATTGGGATGGGTCCTATCCTGTCTTACTACCTATTTACCCCAGTGGAAAAATCTTAACTTGGAACTGAATGAACTGGAGATCTGGACCATGGGACTCTGGCAAGCTTGTGTTGTCCAGGAAGAAGGGGGAATGCAGTGCAAGGACTTCGATTCTTTCCTAGCTTTGCCTCCAGAGCTCAGGATTTCTAggattttgatgtttttttccaatggattGGGGTTTTTGGGCCTCTTGCTCTCAGGATTTGGGTTGGACTGTTTGAAAATTGGTGAAAGCCAACAGGAACAAAAGAAACGCCTGTTGCTGTTTGGAGGATTGCTCTTCTGGATATCGGGGATTACAGCTATTGTCCCAGTTTCTTGGGTTGCCCATTCCACAGTCCAGGAATTCTGGGATGAGAATATACCAGATATTGTTCCCAGGTGGGATTTTGGGGAAGCATTATTTGTTGGCTGGCTTGCTGGATTTTGTCTTATATTAGGAGGATCCCTACTCAATTGCACAATCTGTTCAACTGAAGTCCATCCATCTTCGGTCCATTACGCAGTACCAGAACAGCAAGATCAGTGTCAACATGTGGAAACTGAAACTAGGCCTTAA